One Kitasatospora sp. NBC_01287 DNA window includes the following coding sequences:
- the kdpF gene encoding K(+)-transporting ATPase subunit F, with amino-acid sequence MSVENIAGLIVAVLLVGYLVVALIYPEKF; translated from the coding sequence GTGAGCGTCGAGAACATCGCAGGTCTGATCGTCGCTGTCCTCCTCGTCGGCTACCTCGTGGTGGCGCTGATCTACCCGGAGAAGTTCTGA
- a CDS encoding YajQ family cyclic di-GMP-binding protein, with protein MADSSFDIVSKVEKQEVDNAINQTSREIATRYDFKNVGATIGWSGERIELKADGEDRVKAILDVLQSKLIARKISLKALDAGEPQLSGKEYKIFATIKEGISQDDAKKISKIIRDEGPKGVKAQIQGEELRVSSKSRDDLQEIQALLKGKDLDFAIQYVNYR; from the coding sequence ATGGCCGACTCCAGTTTCGACATCGTCTCGAAGGTCGAGAAGCAGGAGGTCGACAACGCGATCAACCAGACCTCCCGTGAGATCGCCACCCGCTACGACTTCAAGAACGTCGGGGCGACCATCGGGTGGTCCGGTGAGCGGATCGAGCTGAAGGCTGACGGCGAGGACCGGGTCAAGGCCATCCTCGACGTGCTGCAGAGCAAGCTGATCGCGCGCAAGATCTCGCTGAAGGCGCTGGACGCGGGCGAGCCGCAGCTGTCCGGCAAGGAGTACAAGATCTTCGCGACGATCAAGGAGGGCATCAGCCAGGACGATGCCAAGAAGATCTCCAAGATCATCCGGGACGAGGGTCCGAAGGGCGTCAAGGCGCAGATCCAGGGCGAGGAGCTGCGGGTCTCCTCCAAGAGCCGGGACGATCTGCAGGAGATCCAGGCCCTGCTCAAGGGCAAGGACCTGGACTTCGCGATCCAGTACGTGAACTACCGCTGA
- a CDS encoding universal stress protein has product MGERRRVVVGVSGSLGSLAALHRGAEEARERGAELLAVLVWTPPGGEAGFRRAPCPPLLSAWRADAVERLTTALAEAFPIGPARVEMRALAMRGEPGSTLVALADGPQDVLVVGAGGRRWWRLRPSVSGHCVRRAGCPVLTVPRPPLQRELAVIERRNACHLPMERMEPMEPMEPIG; this is encoded by the coding sequence ATGGGTGAGCGGCGGCGGGTCGTGGTGGGGGTCAGCGGGTCGCTGGGGAGTCTGGCGGCACTGCACCGGGGGGCCGAGGAGGCCAGGGAGCGCGGGGCCGAACTGCTCGCGGTGCTGGTCTGGACGCCGCCGGGCGGGGAGGCCGGCTTCCGCCGGGCACCGTGTCCGCCGCTGCTCTCGGCCTGGCGCGCCGACGCGGTGGAGCGGTTGACGACGGCGCTGGCCGAGGCGTTCCCGATCGGACCGGCGAGGGTCGAGATGCGGGCCCTCGCGATGCGGGGTGAGCCGGGGTCGACGCTTGTCGCGTTGGCGGACGGGCCGCAGGACGTCCTGGTCGTGGGCGCGGGCGGGCGCCGGTGGTGGCGGCTGCGTCCGTCGGTGAGCGGGCACTGCGTGCGGCGTGCCGGATGCCCGGTGCTGACGGTCCCTCGGCCGCCGTTGCAGCGCGAACTCGCGGTGATCGAACGACGAAACGCGTGCCACTTGCCGATGGAGCGGATGGAGCCGATGGAGCCGATGGAGCCGATCGGCTGA
- a CDS encoding APC family permease encodes MSLTPDAVQAEPPHTGAAAPGVGAHDPEGGGRDAHDRDKLSALGGLAALSLDAMASVAYGPESIVLVLAAAGSYGLGFTLPVTAAIALLLAVLTASYRQVIAAFPDGGGSYAVAKTHLGRRTALTAAASLVIDYILNVAVSVTAGVAALTSAFPSLYPDRVWLCLGVLVLVTAVNLRGIAESARWFMVPTAVFVLSIMAIIVIGLFRSAPASTAAAAGHASTLAANAGSVGALLLLKAFASGCSALTGVEAVANAVPSFRSPRVKRAQHTELALGAVLGVMLIGLAVLIGRFHLQPVEGVTVLAQLADASLGHGFGFYLVQFATVVLLALAANTSFGGLPVLMRLLARDNHLPHVFALRADHQVHRHGVLFLALVSAGLLVASGGDVNSLVPLFSIGVFVGFTICQVGMVKHWARARCAGWRGKAALNGFGALLTGVATVVVTGTKFTEGAWGIVVALPLLVLFFELVHRAYERIGERLELGRIPGPVTARRSLVVVPVHSITRLTREALSTALTLGDEVLAVTVVPTEPDAEDRQSAETLRRDWELWQPGVPLVEVTDGHRRLGRPLVAFVNGLAERPRAEDGGFDRVTVLIAEVEPVHFWQRALQNQRGVLIDRALRRGTDAVVCRLRLRM; translated from the coding sequence ATGTCCCTGACCCCCGATGCCGTCCAGGCCGAACCTCCGCATACCGGAGCCGCCGCGCCCGGCGTGGGCGCCCACGACCCCGAGGGCGGCGGGAGGGACGCCCACGACCGCGACAAGCTCAGCGCGCTCGGCGGCCTGGCCGCCCTCTCGCTGGACGCGATGGCCTCGGTCGCGTACGGGCCCGAGTCGATCGTCCTGGTGCTGGCCGCCGCCGGCAGCTACGGGCTGGGCTTCACCCTCCCGGTCACCGCGGCCATCGCCCTGCTGCTCGCGGTGCTCACCGCCTCCTACCGGCAGGTGATCGCGGCCTTCCCGGACGGCGGTGGCTCCTACGCGGTGGCCAAGACCCACCTGGGCCGGCGCACGGCGCTGACCGCCGCCGCCTCGCTGGTGATCGACTACATCCTGAACGTCGCGGTCTCGGTCACCGCCGGTGTGGCGGCGCTGACCTCGGCGTTCCCCTCGCTCTACCCGGACCGGGTCTGGCTCTGCCTGGGCGTGCTGGTGCTGGTGACGGCGGTGAACCTGCGCGGCATCGCCGAGTCGGCCCGCTGGTTCATGGTCCCCACCGCCGTCTTCGTGCTCTCGATCATGGCGATCATCGTGATCGGCCTCTTCCGTTCGGCCCCGGCCAGCACCGCGGCGGCCGCCGGGCACGCCTCGACGCTGGCCGCCAACGCGGGTTCGGTCGGCGCGTTGCTGCTGCTCAAGGCCTTCGCCTCCGGCTGCTCCGCGCTGACCGGGGTGGAAGCGGTGGCCAACGCGGTGCCCTCCTTCCGCAGCCCGCGGGTCAAGCGGGCGCAGCACACCGAGCTCGCGCTGGGCGCGGTGCTCGGCGTGATGCTGATCGGGCTGGCCGTGCTGATCGGGCGCTTCCACCTGCAGCCGGTGGAGGGGGTCACGGTGCTGGCCCAACTGGCCGACGCCTCGCTCGGCCACGGATTCGGCTTCTACCTGGTGCAGTTCGCGACCGTGGTCCTGCTGGCGCTGGCCGCCAACACCTCCTTCGGCGGCCTGCCGGTGCTGATGCGGCTGCTGGCCAGGGACAACCACCTGCCGCACGTCTTCGCGCTGCGCGCCGACCACCAGGTGCACCGGCACGGGGTGCTCTTCCTGGCGCTGGTCTCGGCCGGGCTGCTGGTGGCCTCGGGCGGGGACGTGAACAGCCTGGTGCCGCTCTTCTCGATCGGCGTCTTCGTGGGCTTCACCATCTGCCAGGTCGGGATGGTCAAGCACTGGGCCCGCGCCCGGTGCGCCGGCTGGCGCGGCAAGGCGGCGCTGAACGGCTTCGGCGCGCTGCTCACCGGGGTGGCCACCGTGGTGGTCACCGGCACCAAGTTCACCGAGGGCGCCTGGGGCATCGTGGTCGCGCTGCCGCTGCTGGTGCTGTTCTTCGAGCTGGTGCACCGGGCCTACGAGCGGATCGGCGAGCGGCTGGAGCTGGGCCGGATCCCCGGACCGGTCACCGCGCGCCGCTCGCTGGTCGTCGTCCCGGTGCACTCGATCACCCGGCTGACCCGGGAGGCGCTCTCCACCGCGCTGACGCTCGGCGACGAGGTGCTCGCGGTGACCGTGGTGCCCACCGAGCCCGACGCCGAGGACCGGCAGAGCGCCGAGACGCTGCGCCGCGACTGGGAGCTGTGGCAGCCGGGTGTGCCGCTGGTCGAGGTGACGGACGGGCACCGGCGGCTCGGGCGCCCGCTGGTGGCCTTCGTCAACGGCCTGGCCGAGCGGCCGCGGGCCGAGGACGGCGGCTTCGACCGGGTCACCGTGCTGATCGCCGAGGTGGAGCCGGTGCACTTCTGGCAGCGGGCGCTGCAGAACCAGCGCGGGGTGCTGATCGACCGGGCGCTGCGCCGCGGCACCGACGCGGTGGTCTGCCGGCTGCGGCTGCGGATGTAG
- a CDS encoding protease inhibitor I42 family protein: protein MNRPRRLLPAAVIGLVLTAALTACGSGAQHATSPSSAAVLTLDDSANRTTVHAQVGSTIEITLHSTYWSAPTSSAPGVLVAAGTSSAPSASAGCHPGSGCGTIETTFRAGAAGTARLTATRTSCGEAKPCAPDQSSYTVTVQVG, encoded by the coding sequence ATGAACCGTCCCCGTCGCCTGCTGCCCGCCGCCGTGATCGGCCTGGTACTCACCGCCGCGCTGACGGCCTGCGGTTCGGGGGCCCAGCACGCCACCTCGCCGAGCAGCGCCGCGGTGCTCACCCTTGACGACAGCGCCAACCGCACCACCGTCCATGCCCAGGTCGGCTCGACGATCGAGATCACCCTGCACAGCACCTACTGGTCCGCACCTACCAGTTCGGCCCCCGGGGTCCTGGTGGCCGCCGGCACCTCCAGCGCCCCCAGTGCCTCGGCCGGCTGCCACCCGGGCAGCGGTTGCGGCACCATCGAGACCACCTTCCGGGCCGGCGCGGCCGGCACCGCGCGACTGACCGCGACCCGCACCTCCTGCGGTGAGGCCAAACCGTGCGCGCCCGACCAGAGCAGCTACACCGTCACGGTGCAGGTGGGCTGA
- a CDS encoding APC family permease, whose product MFNVPSALKRLVIGQAMRSEELGETLLPKRLALPIFASDPLSSVAYATEEILLVLTVGGTAFLYLTPWIAAGVVLLMAVVVLSYRQVVHAYPGGGGSYEVVTQNLGAKSGLVVAASLMVDYVMTVAVSVASGVDNIISAFPGLGDYRVLMACLFVALLAAMNLRGVRESGKAFAAPTYMFIFGILLMIATGFIKMAFGHTPVASSAQYAILPTDHNGSLAGIALIMLGLKAFASGCTALTGVEAISNGVPAFRAPKSRNAATTMAVMGLTAVVMFIGITALALITKVHKTTDTCQLVGYPGDCHTASQPTVIAQLASSIFGGDHSILFYFIQASTALVLILAANTAFNGFPLLGSILAQHRYLPRQFHTRGDRLAFSNGIIALAVVNIVLLWGYKADVSNLIHLYILGVFTSFTLSQIGMVKHWNRVLATETDAKVRSGAQRSRVINGFGAFTTGLVLVIVMATKFLEGAWLAVLAAIVLFAMMRGIRRHYDSVADELSVEDPHAEAVRPSKVHGIVLVSKVHKPTLRALGYAEAFRPDTLEAVSVAVEKEATEELKEQWTDFDIRVPLKVLDSPYREITKPVVAYVRSVRRTSPRDAVAVFIPEYVVGHWWEHFLHNQSALWLKSRLLFTPGVMVISVPWQLASAPRADHPARRAPGSVRRGEPTGGGKQGSKIEAPENV is encoded by the coding sequence GTGTTCAACGTGCCCTCGGCGCTCAAGCGCCTCGTGATCGGTCAGGCCATGCGCAGCGAGGAGCTGGGCGAGACGCTGCTGCCCAAGCGGCTGGCGCTGCCGATCTTCGCTTCGGACCCGCTCTCCTCGGTTGCCTACGCCACCGAGGAGATCCTGCTGGTGCTCACTGTCGGGGGCACCGCGTTCCTCTACCTGACGCCGTGGATCGCGGCGGGCGTCGTCCTGCTGATGGCGGTGGTGGTCCTCTCCTACCGCCAGGTGGTGCACGCCTACCCGGGCGGCGGCGGGTCCTACGAGGTGGTGACGCAGAACCTCGGGGCCAAGTCCGGCCTGGTGGTGGCCGCCTCGCTGATGGTCGACTACGTGATGACCGTGGCGGTCTCGGTGGCGTCCGGCGTGGACAACATCATCTCGGCCTTCCCGGGCCTGGGCGACTACCGGGTCCTGATGGCCTGCCTCTTCGTGGCGCTCCTGGCCGCGATGAACCTGCGCGGGGTCCGCGAGTCCGGCAAGGCCTTCGCGGCGCCGACCTACATGTTCATCTTCGGCATACTGCTGATGATCGCCACCGGCTTCATCAAGATGGCCTTCGGGCACACCCCGGTCGCCTCCAGCGCGCAGTACGCGATCCTGCCGACCGACCACAACGGCAGCCTGGCCGGGATCGCGCTGATCATGCTGGGCCTGAAGGCCTTCGCCTCCGGCTGCACCGCGCTGACCGGTGTCGAGGCGATCTCCAACGGCGTGCCGGCCTTCCGGGCGCCGAAGTCGAGGAACGCCGCCACCACGATGGCGGTGATGGGCCTGACCGCCGTGGTGATGTTCATCGGCATCACCGCGCTGGCGCTGATCACCAAGGTGCACAAGACCACCGACACCTGCCAGCTGGTGGGGTACCCGGGCGACTGCCACACGGCCTCGCAGCCGACGGTCATCGCCCAGCTGGCGTCCTCGATCTTCGGCGGCGACCACAGCATCCTCTTCTACTTCATCCAGGCCTCCACCGCCCTGGTGCTGATCCTGGCCGCCAACACGGCCTTCAACGGGTTCCCGCTGCTCGGCTCGATCCTGGCCCAGCACCGCTACCTGCCACGGCAGTTCCACACCCGCGGCGACCGGCTGGCCTTCTCCAACGGCATCATCGCGCTGGCCGTGGTCAACATCGTGCTGCTGTGGGGCTACAAGGCGGACGTCTCCAACCTGATCCACCTCTACATCCTGGGCGTCTTCACCTCCTTCACGCTCTCGCAGATCGGCATGGTCAAGCACTGGAACCGGGTGCTCGCCACCGAGACCGACGCCAAGGTGCGGTCCGGCGCTCAGCGCTCCCGGGTGATCAACGGCTTCGGCGCCTTCACCACCGGCCTGGTCCTGGTGATCGTCATGGCGACCAAGTTCCTGGAGGGCGCCTGGCTCGCGGTGCTCGCGGCGATCGTGCTGTTCGCGATGATGCGCGGCATCCGCAGGCACTACGACTCGGTCGCCGACGAGCTGTCGGTCGAGGACCCGCACGCCGAGGCGGTGCGCCCGTCCAAGGTGCACGGGATCGTGCTGGTCTCCAAGGTGCACAAGCCCACGCTGCGGGCGCTGGGGTACGCCGAGGCGTTCCGTCCCGACACCCTGGAGGCGGTCAGCGTCGCGGTGGAGAAGGAGGCCACCGAGGAGCTCAAGGAGCAGTGGACCGACTTCGACATCCGGGTGCCGCTGAAGGTGCTGGACTCGCCCTACCGCGAGATCACCAAGCCGGTGGTGGCCTACGTCCGCTCGGTGCGCCGCACCAGCCCGCGGGACGCCGTCGCGGTCTTCATCCCCGAGTACGTGGTGGGCCACTGGTGGGAGCACTTCCTGCACAACCAGTCGGCGCTCTGGCTGAAGAGCCGGCTGCTCTTCACCCCCGGCGTGATGGTGATCAGCGTGCCGTGGCAGCTCGCCTCGGCGCCGCGCGCCGACCACCCGGCCCGCCGGGCGCCCGGCTCGGTGCGCCGCGGCGAGCCGACCGGCGGCGGCAAGCAGGGCAGCAAGATCGAGGCGCCGGAGAACGTCTGA
- a CDS encoding putative Ig domain-containing protein, with product MGLSPTTRPARYSALAGLASLTLATAGLIAAPAQAAAPVTPAVSGQAHHGLAMADSGIKNEFNPFSSSLGASKLPGIQQYEAKRRTQIANQAAAAATGAETLSYGGGVDGIGVQSGHSKVYLVFYGSQWGTQTTDSNGNAKFSGDSAGAASATQQMFKGIGTNNELWSADLTQWCDGPNVVSGATSCPSNANFVPYQAGGVLSGVWYDNAAASPSAATGNQLAQEAVKAAGHFNNTTAAANRDAYYIVLSPHGTDPDNYQDPNTGYCAWHDWNGDTTLTGGAATSPYGDIAFSNQPYNIDQGQNCGVGFINSPGTLDGYTMTLGHEWHEMMSDQNPAGGWTNHTGDATYNGQENSDECAWLKPGTAGGAANVTFATGTFAEQASWSNDTNACSISHPIVNGGGTTGGNTVTVTNPGTQSGTVGTAVSLQVKGADSASGQTLTYTATGLPAGLSISSTGLITGTPTAAGTSSVTVTAKDATGATGSATFGFTVATGSTGCTPAQLLGNAGFETGTAAPWTASTGVVDNSSSEAAHSGSWKAWLDGYGSTHTDTVSQSVTIPAGCKATFSFWLHVDTAETGTTAYDKLAVTANGTNLATYSNVNASTGYVQKSFDLSSYAGQTVTLKFTGTEDSSLQTSFVIDDTAVNVG from the coding sequence ATGGGTCTTTCCCCCACCACTCGGCCCGCGCGCTACAGCGCCCTGGCCGGCCTCGCTTCGCTGACCCTGGCCACCGCCGGCCTGATAGCCGCCCCGGCGCAGGCCGCCGCGCCGGTCACCCCGGCCGTCTCGGGCCAGGCCCACCACGGCCTCGCCATGGCCGACTCCGGCATCAAGAACGAGTTCAACCCCTTCAGCTCCTCGCTCGGCGCCAGCAAGCTCCCGGGCATCCAGCAGTACGAGGCCAAGCGGCGGACGCAGATCGCGAACCAGGCGGCGGCGGCCGCGACCGGAGCCGAGACGCTCTCCTACGGCGGCGGCGTGGACGGCATCGGTGTCCAGAGCGGCCACTCCAAGGTCTACCTGGTGTTCTACGGCTCCCAGTGGGGCACGCAGACCACCGACAGCAACGGGAACGCGAAGTTCTCGGGCGACTCGGCCGGCGCCGCGAGCGCCACCCAGCAGATGTTCAAGGGCATCGGCACCAACAACGAGCTGTGGTCGGCCGACCTGACGCAGTGGTGCGACGGCCCGAACGTCGTCAGCGGCGCCACCAGCTGCCCGTCGAACGCCAACTTCGTCCCGTACCAGGCCGGCGGCGTGCTCTCCGGTGTCTGGTACGACAACGCGGCCGCCTCGCCGAGCGCGGCGACCGGCAACCAGCTGGCCCAGGAGGCCGTCAAGGCCGCCGGCCACTTCAACAACACCACGGCGGCCGCGAACCGCGACGCGTACTACATCGTCCTGTCACCGCACGGCACCGATCCGGACAACTACCAGGACCCGAACACGGGTTACTGCGCCTGGCACGACTGGAACGGCGACACCACGCTGACCGGCGGCGCGGCCACCTCGCCCTACGGCGACATCGCGTTCAGCAACCAGCCGTACAACATCGACCAGGGCCAGAACTGCGGCGTCGGCTTCATCAACTCGCCTGGTACCCTGGATGGTTACACGATGACCCTCGGGCACGAGTGGCACGAGATGATGTCGGACCAGAACCCGGCCGGCGGCTGGACCAACCACACGGGTGACGCCACCTACAACGGCCAGGAGAACTCCGACGAGTGCGCCTGGCTGAAGCCCGGCACCGCCGGCGGCGCCGCCAACGTCACCTTCGCCACCGGCACCTTCGCCGAGCAGGCCAGCTGGTCCAACGACACCAACGCGTGCTCCATCTCGCACCCGATCGTGAACGGCGGCGGCACCACCGGCGGCAACACCGTCACGGTGACCAACCCGGGCACCCAGTCCGGCACCGTCGGCACCGCGGTCTCGCTGCAGGTCAAGGGCGCTGACAGCGCCTCGGGCCAGACCCTGACCTACACCGCGACCGGCCTGCCGGCCGGCCTGTCGATCAGCTCCACCGGCCTGATCACCGGCACCCCGACCGCCGCGGGCACCTCCTCGGTGACCGTCACCGCCAAGGACGCCACCGGCGCCACCGGCTCGGCGACCTTCGGCTTCACCGTGGCCACCGGCTCCACCGGCTGCACCCCGGCCCAACTGCTCGGCAACGCCGGCTTCGAGACCGGCACCGCCGCCCCCTGGACCGCCAGCACCGGCGTGGTCGACAACTCCTCCTCCGAGGCGGCCCACTCGGGCAGCTGGAAGGCGTGGCTGGACGGCTACGGCTCCACCCACACCGACACCGTCTCGCAGAGCGTCACCATCCCGGCCGGCTGCAAGGCGACCTTCAGCTTCTGGCTGCACGTCGACACCGCCGAGACCGGCACCACGGCCTACGACAAGCTCGCCGTGACCGCCAACGGCACCAACCTCGCCACGTACTCCAACGTGAACGCCTCGACCGGCTACGTGCAGAAGAGCTTCGACCTCTCCTCCTACGCCGGACAGACCGTCACCCTGAAGTTCACCGGCACCGAGGACTCCTCGCTGCAGACCAGCTTCGTCATCGACGACACCGCTGTGAACGTCGGCTGA
- the kdpA gene encoding potassium-transporting ATPase subunit KdpA: MSSTLAGWLQALALVGALALCYRPLGDYIAKLLTTAKHLKAERGLYKLIGVDGDADQRWSSYLRSVLAFSFVSVLFLYLLQRIQNHLMLSLGFKAVNAHGAWNTAISFVTNTNWQDYAGEATLGHVVQMTGLAVQNFVSAAVGIAVVATLIRGFTRSRTDRVGNFWVDLTRVCLRLLLPLSIVFAVVLVANGVIQNFHGFHDLTTITGDTQSIPGGPVASQEVIKELGTNGGGFFNANSAHPFENSTGFTNWLEIFLLLVISFSLPRTFGKMVGDNRQGYAIVSVMGLFWVASASLMTFFETHPAGAALKAAGGAMEGKEVRFGLWGTSLFATSTTLTSTGAVDGMHDSLTPGGGGVALFDMMLGEIAPGGTGSGLYGMLILAIVAVFVAGLMVGRTPEYLGKKLGGREMKFASMYILATPVIVLIGTGLAMALGGERANMENSGPHGFSEVLYAFTSAANNNGSAFGGLTVTSPWWDTALGLAMVFGRFLPIIFVLALAGSLAQQQPVPATKGTLPTHKPLFVGLLSGVVLIVVGLTYFPALALGPIAEGLH; this comes from the coding sequence ATGAGTTCCACTCTCGCGGGATGGCTGCAGGCCCTCGCCCTGGTGGGCGCGCTGGCTCTCTGCTACCGGCCGCTGGGCGACTACATCGCCAAGCTGCTCACCACCGCCAAGCACCTCAAGGCCGAGCGCGGCCTGTACAAGCTGATCGGGGTCGACGGTGACGCCGACCAGCGCTGGTCCTCGTACCTGCGCTCGGTGCTCGCCTTCTCTTTCGTCTCGGTCCTCTTCCTGTACCTGCTGCAGCGGATCCAGAACCACCTGATGCTCAGCCTCGGCTTCAAGGCCGTCAACGCGCACGGTGCCTGGAACACCGCGATCTCCTTCGTGACCAACACGAACTGGCAGGACTACGCCGGTGAGGCGACCCTGGGCCACGTGGTCCAGATGACCGGCCTGGCGGTGCAGAACTTCGTCTCCGCCGCCGTCGGCATCGCGGTGGTCGCCACCCTGATCCGTGGCTTCACCCGCAGCAGGACGGACCGGGTCGGCAACTTCTGGGTGGACCTCACCCGGGTCTGCCTGCGCCTGCTGCTGCCGCTCTCCATCGTCTTCGCCGTGGTCCTGGTGGCCAACGGCGTGATCCAGAACTTCCACGGCTTCCACGACCTCACCACCATCACCGGCGACACCCAGTCGATCCCCGGCGGTCCGGTGGCCTCGCAGGAGGTCATCAAGGAGCTGGGCACCAACGGCGGCGGGTTCTTCAACGCCAACTCGGCCCACCCGTTCGAGAACTCGACCGGCTTCACCAACTGGCTGGAGATCTTCCTGCTGCTGGTGATCTCCTTCTCGCTGCCGCGCACCTTCGGCAAGATGGTCGGCGACAACCGCCAGGGCTACGCGATCGTCTCGGTCATGGGCCTGTTCTGGGTGGCCTCGGCCAGCCTGATGACCTTCTTCGAGACCCACCCGGCGGGTGCGGCGCTCAAGGCGGCCGGCGGGGCGATGGAGGGCAAGGAGGTCCGGTTCGGCCTCTGGGGCACCAGCCTCTTCGCCACCTCCACCACGCTGACCTCCACCGGCGCGGTCGACGGCATGCACGACTCGCTCACCCCGGGCGGCGGCGGTGTGGCGCTCTTCGACATGATGCTCGGCGAGATCGCGCCCGGCGGCACCGGCTCCGGCCTCTACGGCATGCTGATCCTGGCCATCGTGGCGGTCTTCGTCGCCGGTCTGATGGTCGGCCGCACCCCCGAGTACCTGGGCAAGAAGCTCGGTGGGCGGGAGATGAAGTTCGCCTCCATGTACATCCTGGCCACCCCGGTCATCGTCCTGATCGGCACCGGTCTCGCGATGGCGCTGGGCGGCGAGCGGGCGAACATGGAGAACTCCGGTCCGCACGGCTTCTCCGAAGTGCTCTACGCCTTCACCTCCGCGGCGAACAACAACGGGTCGGCCTTCGGCGGCCTGACGGTGACCTCGCCCTGGTGGGACACCGCGCTGGGCCTGGCGATGGTGTTCGGCCGGTTCCTGCCGATCATCTTCGTGCTGGCGTTGGCGGGCTCGCTCGCCCAGCAACAGCCGGTCCCCGCCACCAAGGGCACCCTGCCCACTCACAAGCCGCTCTTCGTGGGCCTGCTGTCGGGCGTCGTCCTGATCGTGGTTGGCCTCACCTACTTCCCGGCCCTGGCTCTCGGGCCGATCGCGGAAGGTCTGCACTGA